AAGCCCACCGGGACGCCGATGATCACCGCCGGCCGGGCGGCCCCCTCGTCGATCATCTCCAGCAGCCGGAACAACGCGGTGGGGGCGTTGCCGATCGCCACCACCGCACCGTCGAGCCGGTCCCGCCACAGCTCCAGGGCGGCGGCGCTCCGCGTCGTGCCGAGTCGCTGGGCCAGGCCGGGTACGGCGGGATCGCGCAGCATGCAGAGCACCTGGTTACCGCTGGGCAGCCGGGCCCGGGTGATGCCGGAGGCGACCATCGCCGCGTCACAGAGGATCGGCGCGCCGGCCCGCAACGCCGTACGCCCGGCGGTGACCAGATCGGGGCTGGCCGCGATGTCGCCGACCAGGTCCACGCAGCCGGAGGCGTGGATCATCCGTACCGCCACCTGCGCGATGTCCGGCGGCAGCGCGGAGAGGTCGGCTTCGGCCCGGATCGTCGCGAA
The nucleotide sequence above comes from Plantactinospora soyae. Encoded proteins:
- a CDS encoding precorrin-8X methylmutase, with translation MSYEYIRDGAEIYRQSFATIRAEADLSALPPDIAQVAVRMIHASGCVDLVGDIAASPDLVTAGRTALRAGAPILCDAAMVASGITRARLPSGNQVLCMLRDPAVPGLAQRLGTTRSAAALELWRDRLDGAVVAIGNAPTALFRLLEMIDEGAARPAVIIGVPVGFIGAAESKQALAAHDAGIPYLVVHGRRGGSAITVAAVNAIANEVE